A section of the Pimelobacter simplex genome encodes:
- a CDS encoding DM13 domain-containing protein, with translation MSRKRATWLTIGGVLVVALVAGLALFQPWLLFVDKTADESDDPAAVVGTAPGGIADTDVPSASAGTKTRVVLATADLIDGEHGTSGVATVYRRSDGTRYLRLDDLDTSNGPDLHVWLSDRPSGGDCAGCRDSWGIYDDGDYVRLGELKGNQGSQSYEIPASADLSAMRSVVIWCDRFNVAFGTASLT, from the coding sequence ATGTCCCGGAAGCGTGCGACCTGGCTGACGATCGGCGGTGTGCTGGTCGTCGCCCTGGTGGCGGGCCTGGCGCTCTTCCAGCCCTGGCTGCTGTTCGTCGACAAGACGGCCGACGAGAGCGACGACCCCGCCGCCGTCGTCGGTACGGCGCCCGGCGGCATCGCCGACACCGACGTGCCCTCCGCGAGCGCCGGCACCAAGACCCGCGTCGTGCTGGCCACCGCCGACCTGATCGACGGTGAGCACGGCACCTCCGGTGTCGCGACGGTCTACCGCCGCAGCGACGGCACCCGCTACCTGCGCCTCGACGACCTCGACACCTCCAACGGACCCGACCTCCACGTCTGGCTCAGCGACCGGCCCAGCGGCGGCGACTGCGCCGGGTGCCGCGACTCGTGGGGCATCTACGACGACGGCGACTACGTGCGGCTCGGCGAGCTCAAGGGCAACCAGGGCAGCCAGAGCTACGAGATCCCCGCGTCGGCCGACCTGTCGGCCATGCGCTCGGTCGTCATCTGGTGCGACCGGTTCAACGTCGCGTTCGGCACCGCATCCCTAACCTGA
- the hutI gene encoding imidazolonepropionase, whose amino-acid sequence MSLLITNISELVTNDPAADAGDLLGVRTGAAVVLSDGVVSWVGAAADAPAADEVFDAQGRAVLPGFVDSHSHLVFAGDRALEFQARMAGESYAAGGIRTTVAATRAASDDQLAAGVARHVAEMRRQGTTTLEIKSGYGLSVEDEARSLKVAREFTDETTFLGAHVVAPEYADDPAAYVDLVTGPMLDAAAPHARWIDVFCERGAFDEDQARTILAAGAAVGLEGRLHANQLGQGPGVRLAAELGLTAVDHCTYLSDDDVHALRDAGTVATLLPGVEFSTKHPYPSGRRLIDAGVTVAIASDCNPGSCYTSSLPFCIALAVREMGMTPAEAVWAATAGGAAALGRTDVGRVVPGARADLLLLDAPTHVHLAYRPGVPLVSRTWSA is encoded by the coding sequence ATGAGCCTGCTCATCACCAACATCAGCGAGCTCGTCACCAACGATCCCGCGGCCGACGCGGGCGACCTGCTCGGCGTCCGCACGGGCGCGGCCGTCGTCCTCAGCGACGGCGTGGTCTCGTGGGTCGGCGCCGCCGCCGACGCGCCCGCCGCCGACGAGGTCTTCGACGCCCAGGGCCGGGCCGTGCTGCCGGGCTTCGTCGACAGCCACAGCCACCTGGTGTTCGCGGGCGACCGCGCGCTGGAGTTCCAGGCCCGGATGGCGGGGGAGTCCTACGCCGCCGGCGGCATCCGCACCACCGTCGCCGCCACCCGCGCGGCCTCCGACGACCAGCTCGCGGCCGGCGTCGCGCGCCACGTCGCCGAGATGCGCCGCCAGGGCACGACCACGCTCGAGATCAAGTCCGGCTACGGACTCTCGGTCGAGGACGAGGCCCGCTCGCTCAAGGTCGCGCGCGAGTTCACCGACGAGACGACCTTCCTCGGCGCCCACGTCGTCGCCCCCGAGTACGCCGACGACCCCGCCGCCTACGTCGACCTCGTCACCGGCCCGATGCTCGACGCCGCCGCGCCCCACGCCCGCTGGATCGACGTCTTCTGCGAGCGCGGTGCCTTCGACGAGGACCAGGCCCGCACGATCCTCGCCGCCGGCGCCGCGGTCGGCCTCGAGGGCCGGCTGCACGCCAACCAGCTGGGCCAGGGCCCCGGCGTCCGGCTCGCCGCCGAGCTCGGCCTCACCGCCGTCGACCACTGCACCTACCTCAGCGACGACGACGTCCACGCGCTGCGCGACGCCGGAACCGTCGCGACGCTGCTGCCCGGCGTCGAGTTCAGCACCAAGCACCCCTACCCGTCGGGCCGCCGGCTCATCGACGCGGGCGTCACCGTCGCGATCGCGAGCGACTGCAACCCCGGCTCCTGCTACACGAGCTCGCTGCCGTTCTGCATCGCGCTCGCCGTCCGCGAGATGGGGATGACCCCCGCCGAGGCCGTCTGGGCCGCGACCGCCGGCGGCGCCGCCGCCCTCGGCCGTACCGACGTCGGCCGCGTCGTCCCGGGCGCGCGCGCCGACCTGCTGCTGCTCGACGCACCGACCCACGTGCACCTCGCCTACCGGCCCGGTGTCCCGCTGGTCTCGCGAACCTGGAGCGCCTGA
- a CDS encoding formimidoylglutamate deiminase, which translates to MTAYLLERAWVGGRVRDTVRVEVEHGRITSVEPDATRTGVPLRGLTLPGLANTHSHAFHRALRGRTQTDRGTFWTWREQMYAVAGRLDPDTYYELAKATYAEMVAAGYTSVGEFHYLHHQPDGTPYDDANAMGSALLAAARDAGIRITLLDTLYLSSGFGAAPEGVQRRFSDGTAESWHERVSALAPLTGAASLIGVAAHSVRAVPADALEAFAPYVEDGVPVHVHLSEQVKENADCVAAHGVTPTRLLADHGVLGPMTSAVHATHLTDEDVRLLGEARAFASFCPTTERDLGDGIGPARALQEAGSVLTLGSDSHAVIDAFEEMRAVEMDERLATQARGHWTAAELLAAGTADGHRSLGFGDAGEIAVGQRADLVTIDLASPRTAGTGRDEHTAVFAAGAADVTHVIVDGVVVFEGDHGQVGRALDDVIGRIWNP; encoded by the coding sequence ATGACCGCCTACCTGCTGGAGCGGGCGTGGGTCGGCGGCCGGGTCCGCGACACCGTCCGGGTCGAGGTCGAGCACGGCCGGATCACCTCCGTCGAGCCCGACGCGACCCGCACCGGCGTCCCCCTGCGGGGACTGACCCTGCCGGGTCTCGCCAACACCCACAGCCATGCGTTCCACCGCGCGCTGCGCGGGCGTACCCAGACCGACCGGGGCACCTTCTGGACCTGGCGCGAGCAGATGTACGCCGTCGCCGGGCGCCTCGACCCCGACACCTACTACGAGCTGGCCAAGGCGACCTATGCCGAGATGGTCGCGGCGGGCTACACCTCGGTCGGTGAGTTCCACTACCTGCACCACCAGCCCGACGGGACGCCGTACGACGACGCCAACGCGATGGGCAGCGCCCTCCTCGCCGCGGCGCGCGACGCCGGCATCCGGATCACGCTGCTCGACACGCTCTACCTCTCCAGCGGCTTCGGCGCCGCGCCCGAGGGCGTCCAGCGCCGCTTCTCCGACGGCACCGCGGAGTCCTGGCACGAGCGCGTCTCCGCGCTCGCCCCGCTGACCGGCGCCGCCTCGCTGATCGGTGTCGCCGCCCACTCGGTGCGCGCCGTCCCCGCCGACGCGCTCGAGGCGTTCGCCCCCTACGTCGAAGACGGCGTACCGGTCCACGTGCACCTGTCCGAGCAGGTCAAGGAGAACGCCGACTGCGTCGCCGCCCACGGCGTCACGCCGACCCGGCTGCTCGCCGACCACGGTGTGCTCGGCCCGATGACGAGTGCCGTCCACGCCACGCACCTGACCGACGAGGACGTCCGGCTCCTGGGCGAGGCGCGCGCGTTCGCGTCGTTCTGCCCCACCACCGAGCGCGACCTGGGTGACGGCATCGGCCCGGCGCGGGCCCTGCAGGAGGCGGGTTCCGTGCTCACCCTCGGCTCCGACAGCCACGCGGTCATCGACGCCTTCGAGGAGATGCGCGCCGTCGAGATGGACGAGCGCCTCGCCACCCAGGCCCGCGGCCACTGGACCGCGGCTGAGCTGCTCGCCGCCGGCACCGCCGACGGCCACCGCAGCCTCGGCTTCGGCGACGCCGGCGAGATCGCCGTCGGCCAGCGCGCCGACCTCGTCACCATCGACCTCGCCTCGCCCCGCACCGCCGGGACCGGCCGGGACGAGCACACCGCCGTCTTCGCCGCCGGCGCCGCCGACGTCACGCACGTGATCGTCGACGGCGTGGTGGTCTTCGAGGGCGACCACGGCCAGGTCGGCCGGGCGCTCGACGACGTCATCGGAAGGATCTGGAACCCATGA
- a CDS encoding allantoate amidohydrolase, giving the protein MTQVADFEQMWSDLAPIGRSASSGGYFRQPWHSAELELRAWFREAATARGLELQEDPFGNLVAWWGPESADKVLTGSHLDSVLDGGAYDGPLGVVSSFAALDLMRERGVEPTRRLGVSAFVEEEGSRFGRACLGSRLAVGATTWADAAELTDRDGVRLGDVIEGGTSTLLDGVATYVELHVEQGRGLIDLDAPVGVHNAIWPHGRYRYDIAGRADHAGTTRMEDRADPMLTYAMTALAANKQARLSGQRATFGRIDVRPNGTNAVPSHVTAWLDARAESDDALAALVAAVEKQALERAGRDGTTVTVTPESVSGEVAFDVALRDELAALLGGVPVLPTQAGHDAGILQDAGIPTAMLFVRNPSGVSHSPYESAETADCLAGVEALADALTGLVGP; this is encoded by the coding sequence GTGACCCAGGTTGCCGACTTCGAGCAGATGTGGAGCGACCTCGCGCCCATCGGGCGCTCGGCGTCCTCCGGCGGCTACTTCCGCCAGCCGTGGCACTCCGCCGAGCTCGAGCTGCGGGCGTGGTTCCGCGAGGCCGCCACGGCCCGGGGGCTCGAGCTGCAGGAGGACCCGTTCGGCAACCTCGTCGCCTGGTGGGGGCCGGAGAGCGCCGACAAGGTGCTCACCGGCTCGCACCTCGACTCCGTCCTCGACGGCGGTGCGTACGACGGCCCGCTCGGTGTCGTCTCCTCCTTCGCCGCGCTCGACCTGATGCGCGAGCGCGGCGTGGAGCCCACCCGGCGGCTCGGCGTCTCCGCCTTCGTCGAGGAGGAGGGCTCGCGCTTCGGCCGGGCCTGCCTCGGCTCGCGCCTGGCCGTCGGCGCCACCACGTGGGCCGACGCGGCCGAGCTGACCGATCGCGACGGCGTCCGGCTCGGTGACGTCATCGAGGGCGGCACGTCGACGCTGCTCGACGGCGTCGCGACGTACGTCGAGCTCCACGTCGAGCAGGGCCGCGGCCTGATCGACCTCGACGCCCCGGTCGGCGTGCACAACGCCATCTGGCCCCACGGGCGCTACCGCTACGACATCGCCGGCCGGGCCGACCACGCGGGCACCACCCGCATGGAGGACCGCGCCGACCCGATGCTCACCTACGCGATGACCGCGCTCGCGGCCAACAAGCAGGCCCGGCTCTCCGGGCAGCGCGCGACCTTCGGCCGGATCGACGTCCGGCCCAACGGCACCAACGCCGTGCCCTCCCACGTCACCGCGTGGCTCGACGCCCGCGCCGAGTCCGACGACGCGCTGGCCGCGCTGGTGGCCGCCGTCGAGAAGCAGGCCCTGGAGCGCGCGGGCCGTGACGGCACGACCGTCACCGTGACGCCCGAGTCGGTCAGCGGCGAGGTCGCCTTCGACGTCGCCCTGCGCGACGAGCTCGCAGCGCTCCTCGGTGGGGTGCCGGTGCTGCCCACCCAGGCCGGTCACGACGCCGGGATCCTCCAGGACGCCGGCATCCCCACCGCCATGCTCTTCGTCCGCAACCCCTCGGGCGTCTCGCACTCGCCGTACGAGTCCGCCGAGACGGCCGACTGCCTGGCCGGCGTCGAGGCGCTGGCCGACGCGCTCACCGGCCTGGTCGGCCCATGA
- the hutU gene encoding urocanate hydratase, with translation MTTQQDNPRLPIHAAHGTELTAKSWQTEAPLRMLMNNLDPENAERPEDLVVYGGTGKAARSWEAYDALVRTLRDLEDDETMLVQSGKPVGVFKTNKWAPRVLIANSNLVGDWANWEEFRRLEELGLTMYGQMTAGSWIYIGTQGILQGTFETFAAVADKRFNGTLAGTITLTAGLGGMGGAQPLAVTMNDGVAICVDVDQSRITRRIEHRYLDVQADNLEHALELAVAARDERRGLSIGLLGNAAEIFPQLLEMKAPIDVVTDQTSAHDPLSYLPIGVPFEEWHQRAEADPAGFTKEAQAAMAAHVRAMVEFQDAGAEVFDYGNSIRDEARKGGYDRAFEFPGFVPAYIRPLFCEGKGPFRWAALSGDPADIAATDKAILELFPDNERLHKWIGMAQERVHYQGLPARICWLGYGERHLAGLKFNEMVKNGELKAPIVIGRDHLDCGSVASPYRETEAMLDGSDAIADWPLLNAMTATASGATWVSLHHGGGVGMGRSIHSGQVCVADGTELAAAKIEAVLTNDPGMGVIRHVDAGYDRAAEVAAERGVRIPMQEG, from the coding sequence ATGACCACCCAGCAGGACAACCCCCGCCTCCCCATCCACGCCGCGCACGGCACCGAGCTGACCGCGAAGTCGTGGCAGACCGAGGCCCCCCTGCGGATGCTGATGAACAACCTCGACCCCGAGAACGCCGAGCGTCCCGAGGACCTCGTCGTCTACGGCGGCACCGGCAAGGCCGCGCGCAGCTGGGAGGCGTACGACGCCCTCGTGCGCACCCTGCGCGACCTCGAGGACGACGAGACCATGCTCGTCCAGAGCGGCAAGCCCGTCGGCGTCTTCAAGACCAACAAGTGGGCGCCCCGCGTGCTCATCGCCAACTCGAACCTCGTCGGCGACTGGGCGAACTGGGAGGAGTTCCGCCGCCTGGAGGAGCTCGGCCTGACCATGTACGGCCAGATGACGGCCGGGTCGTGGATCTACATCGGCACCCAGGGCATCCTCCAGGGCACCTTCGAGACCTTCGCGGCCGTCGCCGACAAGCGCTTCAACGGCACCCTGGCCGGCACGATCACCCTCACCGCCGGCCTCGGCGGCATGGGCGGCGCGCAGCCGCTCGCTGTCACGATGAACGACGGTGTCGCGATCTGCGTCGACGTCGACCAGAGCCGGATCACCCGCCGCATCGAGCACCGCTACCTCGACGTCCAGGCCGACAACCTGGAGCACGCGCTCGAGCTGGCCGTCGCCGCTCGTGACGAGCGCCGGGGCCTGTCCATCGGCCTGCTCGGCAACGCCGCCGAGATCTTCCCGCAGCTGCTGGAGATGAAGGCGCCGATCGACGTCGTCACCGACCAGACGTCGGCCCACGACCCGCTGTCGTACCTGCCGATCGGCGTCCCCTTCGAGGAGTGGCACCAGCGTGCCGAGGCCGACCCGGCCGGCTTCACCAAGGAGGCGCAGGCCGCGATGGCCGCGCACGTGCGGGCGATGGTGGAGTTCCAGGACGCCGGCGCCGAGGTCTTCGACTACGGCAACTCGATCCGCGACGAGGCCCGCAAGGGCGGCTACGACCGGGCGTTCGAGTTCCCGGGCTTCGTGCCGGCCTACATCCGCCCGCTGTTCTGCGAGGGCAAGGGCCCCTTCCGCTGGGCCGCGCTGTCCGGCGACCCGGCCGACATCGCCGCCACCGACAAGGCGATCCTCGAGCTCTTCCCCGACAACGAGCGGCTCCACAAGTGGATCGGCATGGCGCAGGAGCGGGTCCACTACCAGGGCCTCCCGGCGCGCATCTGCTGGCTCGGCTACGGCGAGCGCCACCTGGCCGGCCTCAAGTTCAACGAGATGGTCAAGAACGGCGAGCTCAAGGCACCGATCGTGATCGGCCGCGACCACCTCGACTGCGGCTCGGTCGCGTCGCCGTACCGCGAGACGGAGGCCATGCTCGACGGCTCCGACGCGATCGCCGACTGGCCGCTGCTCAACGCGATGACCGCGACCGCCTCGGGCGCGACCTGGGTGTCGCTGCACCACGGTGGCGGCGTCGGCATGGGTCGCTCGATCCACTCCGGCCAGGTCTGCGTCGCCGACGGCACCGAGCTGGCGGCTGCGAAGATCGAGGCCGTGCTGACCAACGACCCGGGCATGGGCGTCATCCGCCACGTCGACGCGGGCTACGACCGCGCCGCCGAGGTGGCCGCCGAGCGCGGCGTCCGGATCCCGATGCAGGAAGGCTGA
- the hutH gene encoding histidine ammonia-lyase has protein sequence MEKVTVGTGAISFDDVVAVARGGAAVVLSDEALAAIDKARAVIEDLAASPTPHYGVSTGFGALATRHIAPELRAQLQRSLVRSHAAGSGPEVEREVVRGLMLLRLSTLATGRTGVRRETAELLAGLLSHGITPVVHEYGSLGCSGDLAPLAHCALALMGEGPVRTADGELTDAATALAAAGLTPVELQEKEGLALINGTDGMLGMLVLAIHDLTELLKVADISAAMSVEGQLGTDRVFAPELQAIRPHPGQAASAANLTALLRDSGVVASHRGPDCNRVQDAYSLRCSPQVHGGVRDTVAHAASVASRELASAVDNPVVLADQGRVESNGNFHGAPVAYVLDFLAIVAADLASIAERRTDRFLDKARNHGLPPFLADDPGVDSGLMIAQYTQAAIVSELKRLANPASVDSIPSSAMQEDHVSMGWSAARKLRRSVDGLTRVLAIELMTAARALNLRAPLTPSPATGAVVELFRGAGVGGPGTDRFLAPEIDTAYQLVADRSVTAAVANVIGELA, from the coding sequence ATGGAGAAAGTGACGGTCGGAACGGGCGCGATCTCGTTCGACGACGTGGTTGCGGTGGCCCGTGGCGGCGCCGCTGTTGTGCTCAGCGACGAGGCCCTCGCGGCCATCGACAAGGCGCGCGCGGTCATCGAGGACCTCGCCGCGTCCCCGACGCCGCACTACGGCGTCTCGACCGGCTTCGGCGCCCTCGCCACCCGGCACATCGCCCCCGAGCTGCGGGCCCAGCTGCAGCGCTCGCTCGTCCGCTCGCACGCCGCGGGCAGCGGCCCCGAGGTCGAGCGCGAGGTCGTCCGCGGCCTCATGCTGCTGCGTCTCTCGACGCTCGCGACCGGCCGCACCGGCGTACGCCGCGAGACCGCCGAGCTCCTCGCCGGCCTGCTCTCGCACGGCATCACCCCGGTCGTCCACGAGTACGGATCGCTCGGCTGCTCCGGCGACCTCGCGCCCCTGGCCCACTGCGCGCTCGCGCTCATGGGCGAGGGCCCGGTCCGCACCGCCGACGGTGAGCTGACCGACGCCGCCACCGCTCTCGCTGCCGCCGGCCTCACGCCGGTCGAGCTGCAGGAGAAGGAGGGCCTCGCGCTCATCAACGGCACCGACGGCATGCTCGGCATGCTCGTGCTCGCGATCCACGACCTGACCGAGCTGCTCAAGGTCGCCGACATCTCCGCGGCCATGTCGGTCGAGGGCCAGCTCGGCACCGACCGGGTGTTCGCCCCCGAGCTCCAGGCGATCCGCCCGCACCCCGGCCAGGCGGCCTCCGCGGCCAACCTCACCGCGCTCCTGCGCGACTCCGGCGTCGTCGCCTCGCACCGCGGCCCCGACTGCAACCGGGTCCAGGACGCCTACTCGCTGCGCTGCTCGCCGCAGGTCCACGGCGGCGTGCGCGACACGGTCGCCCACGCGGCCTCGGTCGCCTCCCGCGAGCTCGCCTCGGCCGTCGACAACCCGGTCGTCCTCGCCGACCAGGGCCGCGTGGAGTCCAACGGCAACTTCCACGGGGCGCCGGTCGCCTACGTGCTCGACTTCCTCGCGATCGTCGCCGCCGACCTCGCCTCGATCGCGGAGCGTCGTACCGACCGCTTCCTCGACAAGGCCCGCAACCACGGCCTCCCGCCGTTCCTGGCCGACGACCCGGGCGTCGACTCGGGCCTGATGATCGCGCAGTACACCCAGGCCGCGATCGTCTCCGAGCTCAAGCGCCTGGCCAACCCGGCCAGCGTCGACTCGATCCCCTCCAGCGCGATGCAGGAGGACCACGTCTCGATGGGCTGGTCGGCCGCGCGCAAGCTGCGCCGGTCCGTCGACGGCCTGACCCGCGTGCTCGCCATCGAGCTGATGACCGCGGCCCGCGCGCTCAACCTCCGCGCCCCGCTGACCCCGAGCCCCGCCACCGGCGCGGTCGTCGAGCTGTTCCGCGGCGCCGGCGTCGGCGGCCCGGGCACCGACCGCTTCCTTGCCCCCGAGATCGACACCGCCTACCAGCTCGTCGCCGACCGCTCCGTCACCGCGGCCGTCGCGAACGTGATCGGAGAACTCGCATGA
- a CDS encoding IclR family transcriptional regulator — MTQVPAATRALRVLRFLAGQPEPVAVERIARELGIPRSTTYHLLQAMADEGFVVHLSDDRRYGLGVAAFEVGSGYARQAPLQRIARRPLATLVDRIGHSAHLAVPHGRDVLYVVEERAPGRPPLVTDVGVRLPSHLTASGRAILARLPASQVRALYPDKESFVDRTGVGPTSPTALRSVLAETRQRGYATEDSEVTAGMASVAAAVVDHNEMPVAGVAVTYPTTPSGGSLDERQRERLAAAVVATADSLTRRLRGR, encoded by the coding sequence GTGACCCAGGTGCCCGCCGCGACCCGCGCGCTGCGGGTGCTGCGCTTCCTCGCCGGCCAGCCCGAACCGGTCGCCGTCGAGCGGATCGCGCGCGAGCTCGGGATCCCGCGCTCCACGACGTACCACCTGCTGCAGGCGATGGCCGACGAGGGCTTCGTCGTGCACCTGAGCGACGACCGCCGCTACGGGCTCGGTGTCGCCGCCTTCGAGGTCGGCTCGGGCTACGCCCGCCAGGCGCCGCTCCAGCGGATCGCGCGGCGCCCCCTCGCCACGCTCGTCGACCGGATCGGGCACAGCGCGCACCTCGCGGTCCCCCACGGCCGCGACGTGCTCTACGTCGTCGAGGAGCGCGCTCCCGGCCGACCGCCGCTCGTGACGGACGTCGGCGTACGGCTGCCGTCGCACCTGACCGCCAGCGGCCGCGCGATCCTGGCCCGGCTGCCGGCCAGCCAGGTGCGCGCGCTCTACCCCGACAAGGAGTCGTTCGTCGACCGCACGGGCGTCGGCCCGACCTCGCCCACCGCGCTGCGCTCGGTGCTCGCCGAGACCCGGCAGCGTGGCTACGCGACCGAGGACAGCGAGGTGACCGCGGGCATGGCGAGCGTCGCGGCGGCGGTCGTCGACCACAACGAGATGCCGGTCGCGGGCGTCGCGGTGACCTACCCGACCACGCCGTCCGGCGGCTCGCTCGACGAGCGCCAGCGCGAGCGGCTGGCCGCGGCGGTCGTGGCCACCGCGGACTCGCTCACCCGCCGCCTGCGGGGTCGCTGA
- a CDS encoding VOC family protein, protein MSEFLADGAELFAGVCVRDYAQARPWYDALLGAPPSFLAHETEAVWELAPHRWLVVEQRPERAGFATQTLFVDDLDARVAAAAGRGILPATEETYGDGVRKVIYRDPEGNEIGFGGNPPRDPGSDPVSDPAGGG, encoded by the coding sequence ATGAGCGAGTTCCTGGCCGACGGGGCCGAGCTGTTCGCCGGCGTCTGCGTGCGCGACTACGCCCAGGCCCGCCCCTGGTACGACGCACTGCTCGGCGCACCGCCGTCGTTCCTGGCCCACGAGACCGAGGCGGTCTGGGAGCTCGCCCCGCACCGCTGGCTCGTCGTCGAGCAGCGACCCGAGCGGGCCGGCTTCGCGACCCAGACGCTCTTCGTCGACGACCTCGACGCGCGGGTCGCCGCGGCGGCCGGGCGCGGGATCCTGCCGGCGACGGAGGAGACCTACGGCGACGGGGTGCGCAAGGTGATCTACCGCGACCCCGAGGGCAACGAGATCGGCTTCGGCGGCAACCCGCCGAGAGACCCCGGCAGCGACCCCGTCAGCGACCCCGCAGGCGGCGGGTGA
- a CDS encoding HsdM family class I SAM-dependent methyltransferase, whose protein sequence is MARGGEGVADAYEQHLADHERDRRRAQGSFYTPPALVDWILDRALPATPGATVLDPACGTGHFLVAAARRLGVRAVHGSDLDPEAVRIARERLQALDPGVAADEIERQVVLADGLTAWEGRTFDAVVGNPPFLGQLRRRSAGQNEEHRRALGAYTDTSAVFLHRALDLVAPGGVVALVQPLSVLAARDAGPVRRAVAERGTLTDFWCSDRPVFEGTPVLTCVPVVRVGAGPGPDPDAWGRLAAPTFGIPVAPLAAGAAGAGTVGDLADCTADFRDQFYGLAPFVRDRLPGGTPLVTTGLIDPAESRWGRTATRFARVRYDEPSVDLAALRADGALARWADARLVPKLLVAGQGRVIEAVADEHGAWLPSVPVVSVVPRDRADLWRLLAVLLAPPVVAHAATRYLGAGLTPGSVKVSARQVAALPLPADAGAWAEGADLARQAQHAGEDERPGLLVATGRVMTAAYGAGDDVLDWWAGRVRRRTDDSAAGAGSAPA, encoded by the coding sequence GCGCGCTGCCCGCCACGCCGGGGGCGACGGTGCTCGATCCGGCCTGCGGGACCGGGCACTTCCTCGTCGCCGCGGCCCGGCGCCTGGGGGTGCGGGCGGTGCACGGCTCGGACCTCGACCCCGAGGCGGTACGGATCGCCCGCGAGCGGCTCCAGGCCCTCGATCCCGGCGTCGCGGCCGACGAGATCGAGCGGCAGGTCGTCCTCGCCGACGGGCTGACCGCGTGGGAGGGCCGGACGTTCGACGCGGTCGTCGGCAACCCACCGTTCCTGGGCCAGCTGCGCCGCCGGTCCGCCGGGCAGAACGAGGAGCACCGGCGGGCGCTGGGTGCCTACACCGACACCAGCGCTGTCTTCCTGCACCGGGCGCTCGACCTCGTCGCGCCCGGCGGGGTCGTCGCGCTCGTGCAGCCGCTGTCGGTGCTCGCCGCCCGCGACGCCGGACCGGTACGACGAGCGGTCGCCGAGCGCGGCACCCTCACCGACTTCTGGTGCTCGGACCGTCCCGTCTTCGAGGGCACGCCCGTGCTGACGTGCGTCCCCGTCGTCCGGGTGGGCGCGGGGCCCGGCCCCGACCCCGACGCCTGGGGGCGGCTCGCCGCGCCGACGTTCGGCATCCCGGTCGCGCCCCTCGCTGCCGGGGCCGCCGGGGCCGGGACGGTCGGCGACCTCGCCGACTGCACGGCCGACTTCCGCGACCAGTTCTACGGCCTGGCGCCGTTCGTCCGCGACCGCCTCCCCGGCGGTACGCCGCTCGTCACGACCGGCCTCATCGACCCCGCCGAGTCGCGCTGGGGGAGGACGGCGACCCGCTTCGCCCGGGTCCGCTACGACGAGCCGTCGGTCGACCTCGCTGCGCTGCGCGCCGACGGGGCGCTGGCCCGCTGGGCCGACGCACGCCTCGTCCCCAAGCTGCTGGTCGCCGGGCAGGGCCGGGTGATCGAGGCGGTCGCCGACGAGCACGGCGCCTGGCTGCCGTCGGTCCCCGTGGTGAGCGTCGTCCCGCGCGACCGGGCGGACCTGTGGCGCCTCCTCGCGGTGCTGCTCGCGCCGCCCGTCGTCGCGCACGCGGCGACCCGCTACCTCGGCGCCGGCCTCACGCCCGGCTCGGTCAAGGTGAGCGCGCGCCAGGTGGCCGCGCTGCCGCTGCCGGCCGACGCGGGGGCGTGGGCCGAGGGCGCGGACCTGGCGCGGCAGGCCCAGCACGCAGGCGAGGACGAGAGGCCCGGGCTCCTCGTCGCGACCGGCCGGGTGATGACGGCCGCCTACGGTGCCGGGGACGACGTGCTCGACTGGTGGGCCGGGCGGGTGCGCCGGCGTACCGATGATTCGGCGGCCGGCGCCGGGTCAGCCCCGGCATGA